A single genomic interval of Tenuifilum sp. 4138str harbors:
- a CDS encoding GNAT family N-acetyltransferase translates to MKQIIEPVDRELLLNELTPDKLVRHTNNANNELYIFTAHNAPNLMREVGRLRELTFRSAGGGTGEEVDIDEYDTCVNCYKQLIVWDPHEKEILGGYRFHSVDPSKGEEINLSTKHLFNFSDKFINEYMPQMIELGRSFVQPKYQSLSRSGKGLYALDNLWDGLGALIVLNPHIKYFFGKVTMYRTYKVEARNMLLYFFEKYFKDTENLVTPIHPIEVNIDRQAMAQVFTGKNYEEDYKILSKKIREFGERIPPLINSYMNLSPSMKVFGTVINPYFGDVEETAILITIPDIYQHKVERHISTFIKKLKDKYHLGLRWGKDSK, encoded by the coding sequence ATGAAGCAAATAATTGAACCGGTTGACAGGGAACTACTCCTTAATGAGCTTACCCCCGATAAACTTGTTAGGCATACCAATAACGCAAACAACGAGCTTTACATATTTACAGCCCATAACGCACCCAACCTGATGCGTGAGGTTGGTCGGCTTAGGGAACTTACTTTCAGGTCGGCTGGGGGAGGCACTGGAGAGGAGGTTGATATTGATGAGTACGATACCTGTGTGAATTGCTACAAACAGCTTATAGTGTGGGATCCACACGAAAAGGAGATACTTGGTGGGTATCGTTTTCACAGCGTTGACCCAAGCAAGGGTGAGGAGATAAACCTATCGACTAAGCATTTGTTTAACTTTTCCGATAAGTTTATTAATGAGTACATGCCCCAGATGATAGAGCTGGGACGCTCATTTGTTCAGCCAAAGTACCAATCACTTTCCCGAAGCGGAAAGGGATTATATGCGCTCGATAACCTCTGGGATGGCCTGGGAGCGCTCATTGTGCTGAACCCACATATTAAGTATTTCTTCGGCAAGGTTACCATGTATCGTACTTACAAAGTTGAAGCCCGTAATATGTTGCTCTACTTTTTTGAAAAATATTTCAAGGATACCGAGAACCTGGTAACTCCAATTCATCCAATTGAGGTAAACATCGACAGGCAGGCTATGGCCCAGGTATTTACTGGTAAGAATTATGAAGAAGACTACAAGATTCTGTCCAAAAAAATACGCGAGTTTGGTGAGCGCATTCCACCCCTTATCAACTCTTACATGAACCTAAGCCCATCCATGAAAGTGTTTGGTACGGTTATTAATCCTTACTTTGGCGATGTTGAGGAAACTGCCATTCTCATAACCATTCCTGATATTTACCAGCATAAGGTTGAGCGGCATATATCAACCTTTATAAAGAAGTTAAAGGATAAGTACCACTTGGGTTTAAGGTGGGGGAAGGATTCAAAATAA
- a CDS encoding 1-acyl-sn-glycerol-3-phosphate acyltransferase — protein MQQNLIDIDKVIASKSPRLQRALPRFIVRYLKRIIHQDEINEVLQKHGHKQGVDFIEEALKVMQVTYSVKGIENLKPDGRYLFASNHPLGGLDGMILIHLLGKRYPEVKFPVNDLLMHITQLHNIFIPINKHGAQSSQNVKLMDATFASDAQVLYFPAGLCSRKQHGRIEDLEWKKSFIVKAIQHKRDIVPVFFSGRNSNFFYNLAKLRTFLGIKANIEMLYLVNEMFKQKGKSITVIIGEPIPYTTFDSSKSPAEWAKWVKAIVYELGKQNSNNH, from the coding sequence GTGCAGCAAAACCTAATCGATATCGATAAAGTAATTGCCTCAAAAAGTCCACGGCTTCAAAGGGCATTGCCTCGTTTTATTGTTCGATACCTAAAGCGAATCATACATCAGGACGAGATTAATGAGGTGCTTCAAAAGCACGGGCATAAGCAAGGGGTTGATTTTATTGAGGAAGCGCTTAAAGTTATGCAGGTTACCTATTCGGTAAAAGGAATAGAGAATCTTAAGCCCGATGGTAGGTACCTGTTTGCCTCGAACCATCCGCTAGGCGGTTTGGACGGAATGATTCTGATTCACCTGTTAGGTAAACGATATCCTGAGGTAAAATTTCCTGTGAACGATTTGCTAATGCATATCACTCAATTACATAACATATTCATTCCCATTAACAAGCATGGTGCACAAAGTTCCCAAAATGTAAAGCTAATGGATGCTACTTTTGCTTCTGATGCACAGGTGCTGTACTTTCCGGCAGGCCTTTGCTCACGCAAGCAGCATGGCCGAATTGAGGATTTGGAGTGGAAAAAAAGCTTTATTGTTAAAGCAATTCAGCATAAGCGCGACATTGTACCAGTATTCTTTAGCGGCAGGAACTCCAACTTCTTTTACAATTTAGCAAAGTTGAGAACTTTTTTGGGAATAAAAGCAAACATTGAGATGCTTTACCTCGTTAATGAGATGTTTAAGCAAAAAGGCAAAAGCATTACTGTAATAATTGGGGAGCCAATTCCATACACTACTTTCGATAGTTCAAAATCACCAGCAGAATGGGCAAAATGGGTGAAAGCAATAGTGTATGAATTAGGAAAACAAAACTCTAATAACCACTAA
- a CDS encoding transketolase family protein has translation MGEYINKGDKATRLGFGEGVAEAGEEYPNLVVLGADITSSVGLNLFAERYPKRFFSFGIAEQNIAAVAAGLALTNKIPVFSTYGVFAAFRAADQVRISICYNNVKVIIGGAHAGISVGPDGATHQALEDIAVIRSLPNITLISPADANQAKAATLAAIRQVEGPVYIRFGREPVPNFTEPNQVFEVGKGQVLKAGTDVAIVATGHMVWEALEASKHLAKQGVNAMVVNIHTIKPIDKQLLVDVAKATKHVVTVEEHQVHGGLGSAVAEVLSQEYPVPMKIIGMPDCFGESGTPAELLQKYGLNANSIAQHVFQFVNRFKQ, from the coding sequence ATGGGTGAGTATATAAATAAAGGTGATAAAGCTACCCGCCTGGGATTTGGTGAAGGAGTTGCCGAAGCCGGTGAGGAATACCCCAACCTGGTTGTGCTTGGGGCCGATATCACCTCCTCGGTTGGATTGAATCTTTTTGCCGAACGGTACCCGAAGAGGTTCTTCTCCTTTGGTATTGCTGAACAAAATATAGCCGCTGTTGCGGCTGGTTTAGCATTAACCAATAAGATTCCTGTCTTTTCTACATACGGTGTTTTTGCAGCATTCCGTGCTGCCGATCAAGTTAGAATTTCAATTTGCTACAATAACGTTAAAGTAATAATTGGTGGCGCCCATGCGGGTATCTCAGTTGGCCCCGATGGTGCAACACACCAAGCCCTTGAGGATATTGCAGTTATCCGTTCGCTCCCAAATATCACACTAATTTCACCAGCCGATGCCAACCAGGCAAAGGCTGCCACCCTCGCCGCCATCAGGCAGGTTGAAGGGCCGGTTTACATCCGTTTCGGACGCGAACCAGTGCCCAATTTTACCGAGCCCAATCAGGTGTTTGAAGTTGGTAAGGGACAAGTCCTAAAAGCAGGAACCGATGTTGCAATTGTAGCCACCGGTCACATGGTGTGGGAGGCGCTTGAGGCATCAAAGCATCTTGCCAAGCAGGGAGTTAATGCCATGGTGGTAAACATTCATACCATCAAACCTATTGATAAGCAGCTACTGGTTGATGTTGCTAAAGCAACAAAGCATGTTGTAACAGTTGAGGAGCATCAGGTTCATGGAGGACTTGGCAGCGCAGTGGCTGAAGTACTTTCGCAGGAATACCCTGTCCCCATGAAGATTATTGGCATGCCCGATTGTTTTGGCGAATCGGGAACACCAGCTGAGTTGTTGCAGAAGTACGGTCTAAATGCCAATTCAATTGCCCAGCATGTTTTTCAGTTTGTAAATCGATTTAAACAATAA
- a CDS encoding amidophosphoribosyltransferase, whose amino-acid sequence MSEQIKHECGIALIRLLKPLEYYQLKYGTWRYGLHKLYLLMEKQHNRGQDGAGLTTIKFDLAPGKKYIDRERSNSSTPIKDIFDAVNKGINKYSSKPELLNDPVFAKENIPFAGELFLGHLRYGTFGNNAIDYVHPVMRDNNWKSRTLVLAGNFNMTNVDELFKKLVDLGQHPRDYSDTVTVLEKIGHFLDEENQQLFRQYKNDGHPNIEISKLIAENINVAKILQASTKDFDGGYAMAGLIGHGDAFVVRDPWGIRPAFYYANDEIAVVASERPVIQTVLNISTDDVKEIKPGYALIIKRNGTILHEEIRIPQTRKSCSFERIYFSRGTDKDIYQERKRLGEFLTPAILKAINYDHENTVFSYIPNTAETAFLGMVKGVEDYIKNEKKRRILEKGANLSEKDIDEIISTRLRVEKIAVKDVKLRTFIAQDKGREDLVGHVYDITYGTLRPGVDNLVVIDDSIVRGTTLRESILRILDRLNPARIIVVSSSPQIRYPDCYGIDMAKLSDFVAFRAAIELLKETGQEGVINSVYRKCKEQQNLPKEQIINYVKEIYRPFTDEQISQKIAQLLTPKDVKAEVKIVYQSIENLHKACPNDQGDWYFTGDYPTPGGNRVVNNSFINFIEGRNQRAY is encoded by the coding sequence ATGAGCGAGCAGATTAAACACGAATGCGGGATTGCACTGATTAGGTTGCTTAAACCATTGGAGTACTACCAGCTTAAGTATGGTACCTGGCGATACGGACTTCACAAGCTTTACCTGCTTATGGAAAAGCAACATAACCGTGGGCAGGACGGCGCAGGGTTAACCACCATCAAGTTTGACCTTGCCCCGGGCAAAAAGTATATCGATAGGGAACGCTCAAACTCTTCAACTCCCATCAAGGATATTTTTGATGCTGTTAACAAAGGGATCAATAAGTACTCATCCAAACCCGAATTACTAAACGATCCGGTTTTTGCCAAGGAAAATATTCCGTTTGCCGGGGAGCTATTCCTGGGACACCTGCGCTACGGAACCTTTGGCAATAATGCCATCGACTATGTTCATCCGGTAATGCGCGACAACAACTGGAAGTCGCGTACGCTTGTCCTAGCTGGTAACTTCAACATGACAAACGTGGATGAGCTTTTCAAAAAGCTCGTCGATTTAGGCCAGCATCCCCGCGACTACTCCGATACGGTTACCGTACTTGAAAAAATTGGACATTTCCTCGACGAGGAAAACCAGCAGCTTTTCCGGCAGTACAAAAACGATGGTCATCCCAACATTGAGATAAGCAAGCTAATTGCAGAAAACATAAATGTTGCAAAAATCCTTCAGGCATCCACTAAAGATTTTGACGGTGGTTATGCTATGGCTGGCCTTATAGGCCATGGCGATGCGTTTGTGGTTCGTGACCCATGGGGAATTCGTCCGGCTTTCTACTATGCCAACGATGAGATAGCTGTTGTTGCATCGGAACGCCCGGTTATTCAAACTGTGCTTAACATTTCAACCGACGATGTAAAAGAAATTAAGCCCGGTTACGCACTTATAATTAAGCGCAATGGTACAATACTACACGAGGAAATAAGAATACCCCAAACCCGAAAATCATGCTCGTTTGAACGGATCTACTTCTCACGGGGAACCGATAAGGACATTTACCAGGAACGCAAACGGTTAGGCGAATTTTTAACCCCTGCCATCCTTAAAGCCATTAACTACGACCATGAGAATACTGTTTTTTCCTATATCCCCAATACTGCCGAAACGGCTTTCCTTGGGATGGTAAAGGGCGTAGAAGACTATATAAAGAACGAAAAGAAACGCAGAATTCTGGAAAAAGGGGCTAACCTCTCTGAAAAAGATATCGATGAAATAATATCTACTCGCCTAAGGGTAGAAAAAATTGCTGTAAAAGACGTGAAGCTACGCACCTTTATTGCGCAGGATAAAGGGCGCGAAGATCTGGTTGGTCACGTTTACGATATTACCTATGGAACTCTTCGTCCCGGAGTTGATAACTTAGTGGTAATTGACGATTCAATTGTTCGAGGGACAACCCTTCGGGAAAGCATTCTCCGAATACTTGATAGGCTTAACCCTGCCCGCATAATTGTTGTATCATCGTCGCCACAAATCCGCTACCCCGATTGCTACGGAATTGACATGGCTAAGCTTAGCGATTTTGTGGCCTTCCGTGCAGCTATTGAACTGCTTAAGGAAACCGGTCAAGAGGGCGTTATTAATAGCGTTTACCGCAAGTGCAAGGAGCAACAGAATCTGCCCAAGGAGCAAATAATTAACTATGTAAAGGAGATCTACCGCCCGTTTACCGATGAGCAGATTTCGCAAAAAATTGCTCAGCTTCTTACCCCAAAGGATGTAAAGGCAGAAGTAAAGATAGTTTACCAATCCATTGAAAATCTTCACAAGGCTTGTCCTAACGACCAAGGCGACTGGTACTTTACCGGCGACTACCCCACCCCTGGTGGTAACCGAGTGGTAAACAATTCGTTTATCAACTTTATTGAGGGCCGAAATCAGAGGGCGTATTGA